Proteins encoded within one genomic window of Acomys russatus chromosome 5, mAcoRus1.1, whole genome shotgun sequence:
- the Cd2bp2 gene encoding CD2 antigen cytoplasmic tail-binding protein 2 isoform X2, translating to MPKRKVTFQGVGDEDDEDETSVPKKKLVDPVAGTGGPGSRFKGKHSLDSDEEDEDEEGSSKYDILASEDVEGQEAATLPSEGGVRITPFNLQEEMEEGHFDADGNYFLNQDAQIRDSWLDNIDWVKIKERPPDKHQVSDSEEEDSLGQTPMSPQALLEGLLELLLPRETVAGALRRLGARGGGKGDSKGTGRPNSPQRLDRLSGLADQMVARGNLGVYQETRERLAMRLKGLGCRSQASHDPTPPPSLDMFAEEVTEGELETPTPTQKEAESAGDGLMDVLWEYKWENTGDAELYGPFTSAQMQTWVSEGYFPDGVYCRKLDPPGGQFYNSKRIDFDLYT from the exons ATGCCAAAGAGGAAAGTGACTTTTCAAGGTGTGGGAGATGAGGATGATGAAGATGAAACCAGTGTTCCCAAAAAGAAG CTAGTGGACCCTGTGGCTGGAACAGGGGGCCCTGGGAGCCGCTTCAAAGGCAAACACTCTTTAGACAGCgatgaggaagatgaggatgaggaggggtCCAGCAAATATGATATCCTGGCCTCAGAGGATGTGGAAG GTCAGGAAGCAGCTACTCTCCCTAGTGAGGGGGGTGTGAGGATCACACCCTTCAACCtgcaggaagagatggaggaaggccaCTTTGATGCTGATGGCAACTACTTCCTGAACCAGGATGCGCAGATCCGAGACAGCTGGCTGGACAACATTGACTGG GTGAAGATCAAGGAAAGGCCGCCTGATAAGCACCAGGTTTcagactcagaagaggaagacagCCTGGGTCAGACTCCAATGAGTCCCCAAGCCCTCCTGGAGGGACTTTTGGAGTTATTGTTGCCAAGAGAGACAGTGGCTGGGGCACTTAGGCGACTGGGGGCCCGAGGAGGAGGCAAAGGGGACAGCAAGGGGACTGGAAGGCCCAACTCCCCCCAGCGCCTAGACCGACTTTCTGGGTTGGCTGATCAGATGGTGGCTCGAGGCAACCTTGGTGTATACCAGGAAACAAGGGAACGGTTGGCTATGCGACTAAAAGGTTTGGGGTGTCGGAGCCAGGCATCCCATGACCCCACACCTCCACCCTCCCTGGACATGTTTGCTGAGGAAGTAACAGAGGGGGAACTGGaaacccccacccctacccagaaAGAAG CAGAGTCAGCAGGAGACGGTCTGATGGATGTGCTGTGGGAGTATAAGTGGGAGAACACAGGGGATGCTGAGCTGTATGGACCCTTCACCAGCGCCCAGATGCAG ACCTGGGTGAGTGAAGGCTACTTCCCAGATGGAGTTTATTGCCGGAAGCTGGACCCTCCAGGCGGTCAGTTCTACAATTCCAAGCGCATTGATTTTGATCTCTACACGTGA
- the Cd2bp2 gene encoding CD2 antigen cytoplasmic tail-binding protein 2 isoform X3 encodes MPKRKVTFQGVGDEDDEDETSVPKKKLVDPVAGTGGPGSRFKGKHSLDSDEEDEDEEGSSKYDILASEDVEGQEAATLPSEGGVRITPFNLQEEMEEGHFDADGNYFLNQDAQIRDSWLDNIDWVKIKERPPDKHQVSDSEEEDSLGQTPMSPQALLEGLLELLLPRETVAGALRRLGARGGGKGDSKGTGRPNSPQRLDRLSGLADQMVARGNLGVYQETRERLAMRLKGLGCRSQASHDPTPPPSLDMFAEEVTEGELETPTPTQKEESAGDGLMDVLWEYKWENTGDAELYGPFTSAQMQTWVSEGYFPDGVYCRKLDPPGGQFYNSKRIDFDLYT; translated from the exons ATGCCAAAGAGGAAAGTGACTTTTCAAGGTGTGGGAGATGAGGATGATGAAGATGAAACCAGTGTTCCCAAAAAGAAG CTAGTGGACCCTGTGGCTGGAACAGGGGGCCCTGGGAGCCGCTTCAAAGGCAAACACTCTTTAGACAGCgatgaggaagatgaggatgaggaggggtCCAGCAAATATGATATCCTGGCCTCAGAGGATGTGGAAG GTCAGGAAGCAGCTACTCTCCCTAGTGAGGGGGGTGTGAGGATCACACCCTTCAACCtgcaggaagagatggaggaaggccaCTTTGATGCTGATGGCAACTACTTCCTGAACCAGGATGCGCAGATCCGAGACAGCTGGCTGGACAACATTGACTGG GTGAAGATCAAGGAAAGGCCGCCTGATAAGCACCAGGTTTcagactcagaagaggaagacagCCTGGGTCAGACTCCAATGAGTCCCCAAGCCCTCCTGGAGGGACTTTTGGAGTTATTGTTGCCAAGAGAGACAGTGGCTGGGGCACTTAGGCGACTGGGGGCCCGAGGAGGAGGCAAAGGGGACAGCAAGGGGACTGGAAGGCCCAACTCCCCCCAGCGCCTAGACCGACTTTCTGGGTTGGCTGATCAGATGGTGGCTCGAGGCAACCTTGGTGTATACCAGGAAACAAGGGAACGGTTGGCTATGCGACTAAAAGGTTTGGGGTGTCGGAGCCAGGCATCCCATGACCCCACACCTCCACCCTCCCTGGACATGTTTGCTGAGGAAGTAACAGAGGGGGAACTGGaaacccccacccctacccagaaAGAAG AGTCAGCAGGAGACGGTCTGATGGATGTGCTGTGGGAGTATAAGTGGGAGAACACAGGGGATGCTGAGCTGTATGGACCCTTCACCAGCGCCCAGATGCAG ACCTGGGTGAGTGAAGGCTACTTCCCAGATGGAGTTTATTGCCGGAAGCTGGACCCTCCAGGCGGTCAGTTCTACAATTCCAAGCGCATTGATTTTGATCTCTACACGTGA
- the Cd2bp2 gene encoding CD2 antigen cytoplasmic tail-binding protein 2 isoform X1 — MPKRKVTFQGVGDEDDEDETSVPKKKLVDPVAGTGGPGSRFKGKHSLDSDEEDEDEEGSSKYDILASEDVEGQEAATLPSEGGVRITPFNLQEEMEEGHFDADGNYFLNQDAQIRDSWLDNIDWVKIKERPPDKHQVSDSEEEDSLGQTPMSPQALLEGLLELLLPRETVAGALRRLGARGGGKGDSKGTGRPNSPQRLDRLSGLADQMVARGNLGVYQETRERLAMRLKGLGCRSQASHDPTPPPSLDMFAEEVTEGELETPTPTQKEEAESAGDGLMDVLWEYKWENTGDAELYGPFTSAQMQTWVSEGYFPDGVYCRKLDPPGGQFYNSKRIDFDLYT; from the exons ATGCCAAAGAGGAAAGTGACTTTTCAAGGTGTGGGAGATGAGGATGATGAAGATGAAACCAGTGTTCCCAAAAAGAAG CTAGTGGACCCTGTGGCTGGAACAGGGGGCCCTGGGAGCCGCTTCAAAGGCAAACACTCTTTAGACAGCgatgaggaagatgaggatgaggaggggtCCAGCAAATATGATATCCTGGCCTCAGAGGATGTGGAAG GTCAGGAAGCAGCTACTCTCCCTAGTGAGGGGGGTGTGAGGATCACACCCTTCAACCtgcaggaagagatggaggaaggccaCTTTGATGCTGATGGCAACTACTTCCTGAACCAGGATGCGCAGATCCGAGACAGCTGGCTGGACAACATTGACTGG GTGAAGATCAAGGAAAGGCCGCCTGATAAGCACCAGGTTTcagactcagaagaggaagacagCCTGGGTCAGACTCCAATGAGTCCCCAAGCCCTCCTGGAGGGACTTTTGGAGTTATTGTTGCCAAGAGAGACAGTGGCTGGGGCACTTAGGCGACTGGGGGCCCGAGGAGGAGGCAAAGGGGACAGCAAGGGGACTGGAAGGCCCAACTCCCCCCAGCGCCTAGACCGACTTTCTGGGTTGGCTGATCAGATGGTGGCTCGAGGCAACCTTGGTGTATACCAGGAAACAAGGGAACGGTTGGCTATGCGACTAAAAGGTTTGGGGTGTCGGAGCCAGGCATCCCATGACCCCACACCTCCACCCTCCCTGGACATGTTTGCTGAGGAAGTAACAGAGGGGGAACTGGaaacccccacccctacccagaaAGAAG AAGCAGAGTCAGCAGGAGACGGTCTGATGGATGTGCTGTGGGAGTATAAGTGGGAGAACACAGGGGATGCTGAGCTGTATGGACCCTTCACCAGCGCCCAGATGCAG ACCTGGGTGAGTGAAGGCTACTTCCCAGATGGAGTTTATTGCCGGAAGCTGGACCCTCCAGGCGGTCAGTTCTACAATTCCAAGCGCATTGATTTTGATCTCTACACGTGA